In Hyphomicrobiales bacterium, the sequence GATGTTTAAAGCAGCAACGAGGATGATCATGGTCAAGATCATGAACATGACGTTTCGCTCCACCTCGAGGGCTGAGAAGAACGTTTTGTTTCGGGCTCGCCAATCTGTCACCAAGGCCGTTTGATCAACGGCTTCCTCAACCCTTGGTCGGAGAATATCAACAAGATCAGGATCAGTGGTTATCACCTCGATGGCGTCAACCAAATCCTCCTTGTTAAAATAGAGCTGCGCTTCCGGTAGTGGCATGATGACCAAAGCGGCATCGTATTCCGACATACCAATTTGGAAGATCACATTAATTGGATAGGACTTGACCCGAGGCGTGACACCAAAGGCGGTGACATTTCCTTCAGGCGCAATCAATGTTAGTTTATCACCGATAGAAAGCCCAAGCTTGATCGCAAGCCCTGCCCCAACCGCGACACCGTTGCCCTTATCGAAATTCGAAAAGTCACCCAGCGTTACATTTTGCGCTAGTGCGTCCATTTTCAAGATTTCTTGCTGGCGAAGACCTCGAACCAGCGCGCCTGTTGGCGTGCGGCCTTGAGCGCCTTTCGCTAACACCTGACCTTCGATGAAAGGGATGGCTTGGACAACATTGCCAACTTTTTCAATGCGCTTTTTAATCTCGTCAAATTCTTTGAGCGCGTTGCCGTCCATCGGTTGCACGATGAGATGGCCGTTAATGCCGAGTATGCGGTCCAGCAGTTCTGTTCTGAAGCCATTCATAACCGCCATGACAACGATCAACGTTGCAACACCCAGCAAAATGCCAAGGAATGAGAGGCTGGCAATGACTGAAATGAAGGTTTCTTTACGCCGCGCTCTTAGATAACGGCCAGCGACGAGCCATTCAAAGCGACTAAATGCAGATGTTTTCACTGGTAGGTCCATGCTTGCTTCACAATTTGGATTATGTGGTTGGTTGGATTATGCCGTTAGTTTGTTGATTAACGCCTCAACGCTCATTGTTTCACGATCACCAGTAGCGCGATTCTTTAATTCTACCACACCATCAGCCATACCGCGCGGTCCAACAACAATCTGTTGTGGCAAACCGATAAGGTCCATTGTGGCAAATTTCGCACCAGCTCGATTGTCAGTGTCATCGTACAACACATCTTTATTTGCGGCTTGAAGCGCTTTGTAGAGCGTTTCGCATGCTGCATCAGTTTCCTCATTACCAACTTTCATATTGATAATGCCAACATCAAATGGCGCGATACCTTCTGGCCAGATAATGCCGTTTTCATCATGGCTTGCTTCAATAATGCCACCAACGAGGCGCGACGGGCCGATGCCGTATGAGCCCATATGAACAGGTGTTTCTACGCCATCAGGGCCAGTAACTTTCGCGCCCATGGATTCAGAATACTTGGTACCAAAATGGAAGATATGGCCGACTTCAATACCGCGAGCTGAAACTCGATCTGCTTCTGGCACTGCCTCATAGGCTGCTTCATCATGCATTTCATCAGTGGCTGCATAATCAGTGGTCCAGTTTTCAAAGATTGCTTCCAAAGCTTTGGTATCTGAAAAATCGAGGTCTTCTGGCGGTGTTTTGCGCTCAAGGTGCGAACGATGGCAAAACACGCCGCTTTCGCCTGTATCAGCAAGAACGATGAATTCATGGCTTAGGTCGCCACCAATTGGACCTGTGTCAGCTTTCATCGGGATAGCCTGCAAGCCAAGCCGTTTAAAGGTTCGAAGATAAGCCGCAAACATGCCTTGATAGGCTTTTTTTGCACTCTCATAATCAAGATCGAATGAATAAGCATCTTTCATCAAGAACTCACGCCCACGCATAACCCCAAAACGAGGACGCACTTCGTCGCGGAATTTCCATTGAATATGATAAAGGTTCAAAGGCAGGTTTTTGTATGACTTGATTGAGGAGCGGAAAATATCCGTCACCATTTCCTCATTGGTCGGGCCGAACAACATTTCACGTTCTTGGCGGTCTTCAATGCGCAGCATCTCTTTGCCGTAAGCTTCATAACGCCCACTTTCGCGCCAAAGGTCTGCAGATTGGATCGTTGGCATCAAGATTTCAACGGCGCCTGCCCTGTCCATCTCTTCGCGAACAACAGTGTTGATTTTCTCCAAAACCTTCAACCCAAGTGGCAACCACGAATAAATGCCCGCAGATTGTTGCTTGATCATGCCAGCGCGTAGCATAAGACGGTGCGAAACGATTTCTGCTTCTTTAGGATTGTCGCGCAAAATTGGGAGGAAATAGCGAGAAAGCCGCATGAGGAAATTCCTGTTGAATGAAGGTACTTAATAGCAAATATCGGGTGTTTGCGATGACCGCTAGTCTAAACTCGTTATACGCCCAACAAATATGCCTTCCTGTCACGATTTCTGAATTTGGTAAACAATGTTCTCGCCGCCAATTATGGCCAAATAACTACGAAATACATCATTTTCCAAACGTAATTGGAGGAAAATATTCCAGTTCCTGTTACTTTGTCATACAAATAATTCAAATATATCGAAAAACTGGGATGACAAATGAAAACGTCTGGTATAGCTTCTTTAGGCTAGGTTTGAATATAACATACCGGCCATACGTTCTAAGTCTTGGGAGGGACTGATCTATCAGCGCAATCACGTTGTGAAATGCAGCGCCACCTCGGTGGAAGCATAGAGCAGAGAGCGAATTACTTTTTCACAGGGCGTAAGCCCTGTTTTTTTTGACTAAAATTAGCGCGCGTAAGCCCTGTTTTTTTTGACTAAAATTAGTGTGCGTAAGTCCTGTATTCGCAGCATTCCAATGGATTAGTTTATTCGGAAATCCGGAATGAACGGAATGTCCTCGATGCCAACACCTAACCCAACCACAACCCAAATGATCAAGCCGAGAATGAGCGCTGAGACAAATGTTGTGATGATCATCTTCTTGACGATCATAGGTTTTGCTGGCGCACTATCAACCGTACCAAGAGTGACATCGCTCTCTTCGCCCTGCGTTTTTACGCCGAAAGGCAAAATGCAGAACAATGTCAGCCACCAAAGGATGAAGTAAAACGCGAAGATTGTTATCGGTTCCATGAGTTGATGCCTTACACTTGTTCTAGTTCGATAAGAGTGCCTTGGAAATCTTTGGGATGCAGGAACAAGACAGGCTTATTATGAGCACCGATCTTTGGTTCGCCGTCACCCAATACACGCGCGCCTTCGCTGACCAATTTATCACGGGCAGCGATGATGTCTTCCACTTCATAACATAGATGATGAATACCACCTGCAGGATTTTTCTCTAAGAAACCAGCAATCGGAGATGCTTCGCCGAACGGATGTAAAAACTCGATCTTGGTATTTGGCAGTTCAACAAAAACAACCGACACACCATGCTCGGGCAAATCTTGTTGTTCTGTGATCGTTGCACCGAGCGAGTTTTTATAACTTGCGCAGGCTGCTTCCATGTCTGGCACAGCAATTGCGACGTGATTTAATCGGCCAATCATTTTCAGCTCCTATGAGCGAAGCAATAAAACCGAACAGAACGGTTTTTTGCCCCAGATATAATTCACCTTGGCACGAACAGCCCGATAGACTGCATCGCGTACGAGGGCTTCATCGCGCCGCTTTTTGCGTGGCAAACCTTCAATGGTGTTTAGAACCACCTCGAATACGATGTCTTCCATCAACTCGTCATCGTCATCTTCGAGTGGCAGGCCGATACATTCAACAGCGGGATCATCAGGAATGTCACCTTTTTGGTCGATGACAATCGCAATATTCACAACACCTGCAAACGACAATTTACGCCGCTTAATAACGCCAGCGCCCTCTTCATCTCTGATGAGTTTGCCATCACGCACCAAAATGCCCGCTGGTATTTCGTCGACCTTTTGCAATGCATTTGGTGCGACGTGGACGACATCACCATTATCGATGACCATCACGTCGCTGATGCCATTTTCTAAACCAAGTTGCGCTTGAGCTTTAAGGTGCATCGCTTCGCCGTGGACAGGCACAAGCGAACGTGGTTTTACCCAGTCGTACATTTGCAAAAGTTCGTTGATGCGCGGGTGGCCCGTGACATGCACTTCTGCGTCTTTATCCGTCACCACATCAACGCCTGACGCGGCTAGTTGATTGATGATGTTGCCGACAAGCTTCTCATTACCAGGAATAGCGCGGGAGGAGAAAATCACCATATCGCCTTTTGAAAAAGCTATATCGCGGTGATCGTTGCGGGCAATGCGTGCCAAAGCTGCGCGGGGTTCGCCTTGTGTACCTGTAAGGATTACCAACACTTTTTCACGTGGCAGATAGCCATATTCATTCTCGCTGATAAACGGCGGTACGTCGTCGAGATAACCTAGCTCGCGCGAGACATCGACAACGCGGCGCATGGAAGCACCCATCAACACCACTTGGCGATCACAGGCTGCAGCAGCTAGAGCAATTGCACGGATCCGCGCAACGTTAGATGAGAATGTTGTAACGGCCACACGGTTCTTAGCCGACTTGATGACAGATACTAAGTTCTTTTGAATATCGGCTTCGCTCGGGCTTACCCCTTCGCGCATGGCGTTGGTGGAATCACAAATCAGCGCATCAACGCCGCCTGTTTCGCCAATTTCTTTTAGTCGAGCTACGTCTGTCGCTTGACCAACACCAGGGTTCGGGTCGAGTTTCCAATCACCTGTATGAAGCACGCGGCCTGCGGGTGTTGTGATCAACAAAGAGCAAGGATCAGGGATGGAGTGTGAGACGGCGATAAATTCAATATTGAATGGACCAAGGTCGATGCTCTCGCCTTGCTTCACATTGTTGGACGGTATCTTATCATATTCACCAAACCGTGCGGCCTTGGCGTTCAACAGTCCGCTGACAAATTCAGAACAATAAAGCGGGCGTTCTATGGCAGGCCAAAGTTCTAACAGCGCACCATAGTGATCTTCATGGGCGTGGGTAATGAGAATACCAAGAATGTCTTTCTTGATGTCTTCAAGAAATTTGATGTCTGGAAAAATAACATCAACACCAGGCTGATGAGGACCGGGGAAAGAAATACCGAAATCGACGACAATCCAATCACGCTTATCGCGATTACCATAGCCATAAAGCGCCAAGTTCATGCCAATTTCGCCGACCCCTCCGAGGGGCGCGAAGACGAGGTCTTTTTTATCGTTCTTCGTCATTTAAACCTGTCTTTCAAACAGCGGCGAACCGTTCGCCTGAACATTTAACTAGAGTACCATAGAGGGAAAGAAAACATCGCCTGCAGAGAATTTTTGGCTGCGGCCACGACTTAGACCCAAAACGAGGTTTCCTTCATGATCTAAATCTTGGAAGATGCCTCTAATCTCGTCATTTTCAAGCCGCACAACAATCTCGTCACCAAGGCCCGTTGCTTTTTCTAACCAACGTTTGCGGATGAGTTCAAAGTTATTACCCTGATCCCACGTTTTCAAATTGAGCAGAAAATGATGTTTGAGCGCTTTGAATAATTCGTCTGGCAAGAGCTCGATGTTTTCATTGGCAAAACTGGTTGCAGGATACGGCGTATCGTCAGGAAAGTGAGTGCAATTGGTGCCCATGCCAATCACGATTTTGGTGTCGTCACCACCGCCCCTTGCCTCTAACAACAAGCCACAGACTTTGCTTTTGTTAAACAGCACATCATTGGGCCATTTTAACGCACACATGTTGCGGTCGTCATCAATGGACGATGAAATTGCATCGTGGAGTGAAATGGCGGCAACAAAAGACAATTGCGCACATTGTTCCATGGGAGCTGGATTGCGAAGGAATAAGCTTGCGTAGAGGTTTCCCTCTTCTGACACCCAAGGCCGACCACGACGCCCGCGCCCGGCTAGTTGGCGTTTGCCGGTCACAAAAAGCTTGTTAGCACCCGTTTCCTCACCCAAACGAAATGCCTCATCATTGGTTGATGAGACATCTCCAAACGCAAAATGCGTTATGTCGTGTGACGGGTCATAAAACTCTTGCACCTTGCGCGCCTAAGCTTAGCCAGCAAAGAAGGTCTTTGCCGCTACTGTTGCAATTTCTCCAACTGGACCAACGATCAGCATAAAGCCAATTACGAAGAGACCAGCAATCGTCATGATCACACCAAGCTCTGTTGGCGCTTTGACGAATTCGGTTTTCACCTCATCAAAATACATGATCTTCACGATACGAAGATAATAGAACGCGCCGACCACACTGGATAGAACACCGATGATTGCGAGAGCATAAAGATCAGCCTCGATCGCAGCGACGAATACGAACCATTTGCCGAAGAAACCTGCAAGTGGCGGAATGCCTGCGAGTGAGAACATGATCATTGCGAGGACAAAGGCCATCCAAGGATGAGTTTTTGAAGCACCAGCCAGTGCATCAATGTTCTCAACCATGCCGTCTTTCTCGCGCATTGACAAAATGCAGGCGAAAGCACCGAGCGTCATTACCATGTAAATCAGCATGTAAATGATCACACCTTCAACACCCACTTGGCTACCAGCGGCAAGGCCAACAAGTGCGTAGCCCATGTGACCGATGGATGAATAAGCCATCAGACGTTTGATGTTGTTTTGGCCAATCGCTGCGAAGGCACCCAAAATCATTGAGGCGATCGAGATGAAGACAACAATTTGCTGCCAGTCTTTGGTGATTGGTTCAAACGCATCATAAACAACCCGAACGAAGAGCGCCATTGCGGCAATCTTTGGGGCGGCTGCAAAGAAGGCTGTAACAGGTGTTGGAGAACCTTGATAAACATCTGGTGTCCACATATGGAATGGGACTGCTGAAATTTTAAAGGCAAGACCTGCAAGCACGAAGACCAAGCCGATAACGATACCGACAGAGGATGAATCTGCTTGAAGCGCTTCTGCGATAGCACCGTAACCTGTATGACCCGTAAAGCCATAAATCAGCGACATGCCGTAAAGCAGGAAGCCTGAAGACAACGCGCCAAGCACGAAGTATTTCAAACCAGCTTCAGTTGAGCGTGTTGAATCTCTGTTGATTGATGCGATCACGTATAGTGAGAGAGACTGCAACTCAAGACCGAGATACAAAGCAATCAAATCGTTTGATGAAATCATCATCATCATGCCGAGTGTGGCAAGCACGATCAGAATTGGATATTCAAACCGATCAAACTTCTCTCGGCGCACAAACCCAACAGACATGGCGATAGCGGCAATGGAGCCTACTAGCGTCAAAATCTTCATCAGGTTTGAAAATGGATCGACGACAAACGCGCCGTCAAATATCTCAACAGTCTCACCGCCGCCATTCATCACCAAAATTCCGGAGACAACGAGCAAAGCAATTGCCAAGCCTGTAACTGTGTTGGTTGATTTCTCGTTTGTGAAAACACCAATCATCAACAACGCCATTGCACCAACAGCCATTACCACTTCTGGCATGGCAGGCATGATGTTGAGCGCTTCCAAATACTTATCTTGCATGGTCCCTGCCCTCTACTTCACGCTTGCGGCAGCGGTTTGCTGCAACTGTTCGGCTGCAGCGAGTGCTGCTTCATAGCCTTGAATGAGATTGTCGACTGATGCGGCTGTCACATCGAATACTGGTGATGGATAGACACCGAAGAAAATTGTGAAGATCACCAATGGTGCGATGATCACTTTTTCACGCAGCGACATATCGAGAATTTGTTTCAAGCTCTCTTTTTCAAGTCCGCCGAAGACAACGCGGCGATAAAGCCACAGTGCATAAGCTGCGGACAAAATCACACCAGTTGTGGCAATCAACGCCACCCATGTGTTCGCTTTGAAGGCACCCATCAACGTCATGAATTCACCGACGAAGCCACTGGTTCCCGGCAAGCCCACATTGGCCATCGTGAACAATAAGAACACAACAGCATAAAAAGGCATGCGGTTTACAAGGCCGCCATAGGCTGAAATTTCCCGTGTGTGCATGCGGTCATAAACAACGCCGACACAAAGGAAGAGCGCGCCTGATACAAGACCGTGTGACAACATCTGGAAGATGCCGCCCTGAATGCCCTGCTCGTTGGCTGCAAAAATGCCCATCGTCACATAACCCATATGGGCAACGGATGAATAAGCAATCAGCTTCTTAATGTCGTGCTGCATAAGAGCGACCAGCGATGTGTAGACAATCGCAATGACTGAGAGCGTGAACACGAATGGAGCAAAGTCTGCAGAGGCGAGCGGGAACATTGGAAGTGAGAACCGCAGGAAGCCGTAGCCACCGAGCTTCAACAAGATACCCGCCAAGATAACAGAACCAGCAGTCGGCGCTTCAACGTGTGCATCTGGCAACCATGTATGAACCGGCCACATTGGCATCTTCACCGCGAAAGAAGCGAAGAAGGCAAGCCATAGCCAGGTTTGCATTTCAGCTGGGAATTGGTGTGCGAGCAACACTTCAATGTTTGTCGAACCTGCATCCCAATACATCGCCATAATCGCAAGCAGCATAAGAACTGAACCGAGAAGCGTATAGAGGAAGAACTTGAACGATGCATAGATGCGGCGCTTACCACCCCATACACCGATGATGATAAACATCGGAATGAGGCCTGCTTCAAAGAAGACATAGAAGAGCACGATATCAAGCGAAGAGAACACACCGATGACAAGTGTTTCAAGCACCAAGAAGGCGATCATATATTCTTTGACGCGCTTTTGAACGGATACCCAACTGGCCAAGATACAAAGCGGCATCAAGAAGGTTGTTAGGATAATGAACAGCATTGAAATACCATCAACACCCATGCGGTAGGCAATACCACTGCCCGCAAACCATTCCAGCTCTTCCTTCATTT encodes:
- a CDS encoding lipoprotein-releasing ABC transporter permease subunit; translated protein: MKTSAFSRFEWLVAGRYLRARRKETFISVIASLSFLGILLGVATLIVVMAVMNGFRTELLDRILGINGHLIVQPMDGNALKEFDEIKKRIEKVGNVVQAIPFIEGQVLAKGAQGRTPTGALVRGLRQQEILKMDALAQNVTLGDFSNFDKGNGVAVGAGLAIKLGLSIGDKLTLIAPEGNVTAFGVTPRVKSYPINVIFQIGMSEYDAALVIMPLPEAQLYFNKEDLVDAIEVITTDPDLVDILRPRVEEAVDQTALVTDWRARNKTFFSALEVERNVMFMILTMIILVAALNIISGLTMLVKDKGRDIAILRTMGASRGSVMRIFFITGAAIGTVGTIAGTILGIILALNIEDIRQFISRLTGAQIFPTDIYHLSQLPAKLEPSEVVSIILMALFLSFLATIYPAWRAAKLDPVEALRYE
- the proS gene encoding proline--tRNA ligase encodes the protein MRLSRYFLPILRDNPKEAEIVSHRLMLRAGMIKQQSAGIYSWLPLGLKVLEKINTVVREEMDRAGAVEILMPTIQSADLWRESGRYEAYGKEMLRIEDRQEREMLFGPTNEEMVTDIFRSSIKSYKNLPLNLYHIQWKFRDEVRPRFGVMRGREFLMKDAYSFDLDYESAKKAYQGMFAAYLRTFKRLGLQAIPMKADTGPIGGDLSHEFIVLADTGESGVFCHRSHLERKTPPEDLDFSDTKALEAIFENWTTDYAATDEMHDEAAYEAVPEADRVSARGIEVGHIFHFGTKYSESMGAKVTGPDGVETPVHMGSYGIGPSRLVGGIIEASHDENGIIWPEGIAPFDVGIINMKVGNEETDAACETLYKALQAANKDVLYDDTDNRAGAKFATMDLIGLPQQIVVGPRGMADGVVELKNRATGDRETMSVEALINKLTA
- a CDS encoding DUF1467 family protein gives rise to the protein MEPITIFAFYFILWWLTLFCILPFGVKTQGEESDVTLGTVDSAPAKPMIVKKMIITTFVSALILGLIIWVVVGLGVGIEDIPFIPDFRIN
- the mce gene encoding methylmalonyl-CoA epimerase, which produces MIGRLNHVAIAVPDMEAACASYKNSLGATITEQQDLPEHGVSVVFVELPNTKIEFLHPFGEASPIAGFLEKNPAGGIHHLCYEVEDIIAARDKLVSEGARVLGDGEPKIGAHNKPVLFLHPKDFQGTLIELEQV
- a CDS encoding ribonuclease J codes for the protein MTKNDKKDLVFAPLGGVGEIGMNLALYGYGNRDKRDWIVVDFGISFPGPHQPGVDVIFPDIKFLEDIKKDILGILITHAHEDHYGALLELWPAIERPLYCSEFVSGLLNAKAARFGEYDKIPSNNVKQGESIDLGPFNIEFIAVSHSIPDPCSLLITTPAGRVLHTGDWKLDPNPGVGQATDVARLKEIGETGGVDALICDSTNAMREGVSPSEADIQKNLVSVIKSAKNRVAVTTFSSNVARIRAIALAAAACDRQVVLMGASMRRVVDVSRELGYLDDVPPFISENEYGYLPREKVLVILTGTQGEPRAALARIARNDHRDIAFSKGDMVIFSSRAIPGNEKLVGNIINQLAASGVDVVTDKDAEVHVTGHPRINELLQMYDWVKPRSLVPVHGEAMHLKAQAQLGLENGISDVMVIDNGDVVHVAPNALQKVDEIPAGILVRDGKLIRDEEGAGVIKRRKLSFAGVVNIAIVIDQKGDIPDDPAVECIGLPLEDDDDELMEDIVFEVVLNTIEGLPRKKRRDEALVRDAVYRAVRAKVNYIWGKKPFCSVLLLRS
- a CDS encoding biotin--[acetyl-CoA-carboxylase] ligase; the encoded protein is MQEFYDPSHDITHFAFGDVSSTNDEAFRLGEETGANKLFVTGKRQLAGRGRRGRPWVSEEGNLYASLFLRNPAPMEQCAQLSFVAAISLHDAISSSIDDDRNMCALKWPNDVLFNKSKVCGLLLEARGGGDDTKIVIGMGTNCTHFPDDTPYPATSFANENIELLPDELFKALKHHFLLNLKTWDQGNNFELIRKRWLEKATGLGDEIVVRLENDEIRGIFQDLDHEGNLVLGLSRGRSQKFSAGDVFFPSMVL
- the nuoN gene encoding NADH-quinone oxidoreductase subunit NuoN — its product is MQDKYLEALNIMPAMPEVVMAVGAMALLMIGVFTNEKSTNTVTGLAIALLVVSGILVMNGGGETVEIFDGAFVVDPFSNLMKILTLVGSIAAIAMSVGFVRREKFDRFEYPILIVLATLGMMMMISSNDLIALYLGLELQSLSLYVIASINRDSTRSTEAGLKYFVLGALSSGFLLYGMSLIYGFTGHTGYGAIAEALQADSSSVGIVIGLVFVLAGLAFKISAVPFHMWTPDVYQGSPTPVTAFFAAAPKIAAMALFVRVVYDAFEPITKDWQQIVVFISIASMILGAFAAIGQNNIKRLMAYSSIGHMGYALVGLAAGSQVGVEGVIIYMLIYMVMTLGAFACILSMREKDGMVENIDALAGASKTHPWMAFVLAMIMFSLAGIPPLAGFFGKWFVFVAAIEADLYALAIIGVLSSVVGAFYYLRIVKIMYFDEVKTEFVKAPTELGVIMTIAGLFVIGFMLIVGPVGEIATVAAKTFFAG
- a CDS encoding NADH-quinone oxidoreductase subunit M yields the protein MSFPILSTVTFLPLIGVAMILIVRNDDHLARQNIRYIALITTLVTFILSLGIWINFDNASASFQMKEELEWFAGSGIAYRMGVDGISMLFIILTTFLMPLCILASWVSVQKRVKEYMIAFLVLETLVIGVFSSLDIVLFYVFFEAGLIPMFIIIGVWGGKRRIYASFKFFLYTLLGSVLMLLAIMAMYWDAGSTNIEVLLAHQFPAEMQTWLWLAFFASFAVKMPMWPVHTWLPDAHVEAPTAGSVILAGILLKLGGYGFLRFSLPMFPLASADFAPFVFTLSVIAIVYTSLVALMQHDIKKLIAYSSVAHMGYVTMGIFAANEQGIQGGIFQMLSHGLVSGALFLCVGVVYDRMHTREISAYGGLVNRMPFYAVVFLLFTMANVGLPGTSGFVGEFMTLMGAFKANTWVALIATTGVILSAAYALWLYRRVVFGGLEKESLKQILDMSLREKVIIAPLVIFTIFFGVYPSPVFDVTAASVDNLIQGYEAALAAAEQLQQTAAASVK